A region of Corvus cornix cornix isolate S_Up_H32 chromosome 3, ASM73873v5, whole genome shotgun sequence DNA encodes the following proteins:
- the AFTPH gene encoding aftiphilin isoform X1 produces the protein MLKQNQTMEPDIIRMYSSSPPPLDNGADDDDEDEFGGFSGVSTAGVAFADFDTPDYSHPKEEFIPTNHFIPLHDYSDNVASIATFTSVKNGKDKDCIAELPTHPKELSDMSATSTIKEKSKFRTSGTALEDVNRGGEQRDNTGKSEGFSSRVVRTGITVESQDEQIDACNGEKVPCLEILTNGFAASDPVNPQGTEDLDSIGDSKGLKTISTPSTEQNLDSMPSSGEDFADFATFSNKTPAHIEGIGPTICSVLNERDSLGIQENNRINRVTHSEEEVCITEISCERGPSALEDNEFAISSTSQTTGSSICTTENGERSGRRRQHHLENGKDFSRPEDSSKAADIKVDKIQSLSCDPAGENLGDSEDLKNGGSSTEVLACSDKHDDVFGDFGSVSSVSPTFRNAQESINALDSERTSEQSAHISEPNEEFGEFRDTSTVSQQPASLDQAELNQAADTLECDTTSKTSGLDFQHTTEVENGDDTEFGDFDSVPKPQDESVAFQDSDDFADFSSAGCNQATDWNAFEDEQKDSCSWAAFGDEQAGESHHRKETWQSHRTDASARSDGPVLHKTDSVALASLQGTISKQSQELSPSVQTTLLSRLERIFEVCFPSMPVAEIEEEISSLNHLLEANNKKQITAEESLGSSGELMDVWTELQDIHDAYGLRYQWGGSHSNKKLLCSLGIDTRNILFTGNKKQPVIVPMYAAGLGMLEPTKEPLKPISAAEKIASIGQTPPVSPEMNTCASDQFQESLPPVQFDWSSSGLTNPLDASGGSTLLNLDFFGPVDDSSSSSTTTIPGVDPELYELTTSKLETSNTSNRVTDAFARLMSTVEKASTSTRKPKKEEHLSEEAAKVISSLPDLTFMHAKVLMFPATLTPSTSCQEKVD, from the exons ATGTTGAAGCAGAACCAAACAATGGAACCAGACATTATTCGAATGTACTCCTCATCCCCTCCACCACTCGACAATGGAGCTGATGACGATGATGAAGATGAGTTTGGAGGATTTTCTGGTGTGAGCACTGCTGGCGTAGCTTTTGCTGATTTTGATACACCAGACTACAGTCATCCAAAGGAAGAGTTTATACCCACAAATCATTTCATCCCACTCCATGATTATTCTGACAATGTAGCTAGCATTGCAACTTTCACATCTGTTAAAAATGGTAAAGATAAAGACTGCATTGCAGAGCTTCCTACTCATCCTAAGGAACTTTCTGATATGTCAGCTACTAGTACTATCAAAGAAAAATCTAAGTTTAGAACTTCAGGTACTGCTTTAGAAGATGTAAACAGAGGGGGGGAACAAAGAGACAACACTGGAAAATCAGAGGGTTTTTCTTCTCGTGTGGTTAGAACTGGTATAACTGTTGAGAGCCAGGATGAGCAAATAGATGCTTGTAATGGTGAGAAAGTTCCATGTCTAGAGATTCTAACAAACGGATTTGCAGCATCAGACCCTGTAAATCCTCAGGGAACAGAAGATCTAGACAGTATTGGTGACTCAAAGGGACTGAAAACTATTAGCACCCCTAGTACTGAGCAAAATTTGGACTCAATGCCTAGCTCAGGTGAAGATTTTGCAGATTTTGCTACCTTCTCAAACAAAACCCCGGCCCATATAGAGGGAATAGGGCCTACAATATGCAGTGTTCTTAATGAAAGAGACTCACTGGGCATTCAGGAGAACAACAGAATAAACAGAGTAACTCATAGTGAAGAAGAGGTTTGCATTACAGAAATTAGTTGTGAACGGGGTCCCTCAGCACTGGAAGATAATGAATTTGCAATTTCTAGTACGTCTCAAACAACTGGAAGTTCAATATGCACTACAGAAAATGGAGAGCGCAGTGGGAGGAGAAGACAGCATCACTTAGAGAATGGCAAAGATTTTAGTAGGCCTGAGGAttcttcaaaagcagcagaCATCAAGGTTGATAAAATCCAAAGCCTAAGCTGTGATCCTGCAGGAGAAAACCTGGGTGATTCTGAAGATCTCAAGAACGGTGGAAGTAGCACTGAAGTTCTAGCTTGCAGTGACAAACATGATGATGTGTTTGGTGATTTTGGTTCAGTCAGCAGTGTGTCTCCCACCTTCAGGAATGCTCAAGAATCAATAAACGCTCTAGATTCAGAAAGAACTTCTGAACAGTCCGCACATATTAGTGAACCTAACGAGGAATTTGGTGAATTTAGGGACACGAGTACTGTTTCTCAGCAGCCAGCAAGTTTGGACCAAGCTGAACTAAATCAGGCTGCTGACACTTTAGAATGTGATACTACCAGTAAAACTTCTGGACTAGACTTCCAGCATACTACTGAGGTAGAAAATGGTGATGATACTGAATTTGGAGACTTTGATTCAGTGCCAAAACCTCAAGATGAGAGTGTTGCTTTCCAGGACTCGGATGACTTTGCGGACTTCAGTTCAGCAGGCTGTAACCAGGCTACAGACTGGAATGCTTTTGAAGATGAACAAAAAGACAGCTGTTCTTGGGCTGCCTTTGGAGATGAGCAGGCTGGTGAATCTCATCACAGAAAAGAGACGTGGCAGTCACATAGGACAGATGCATCTGCCAGGAGTGATGGCCCAGTGTTACACAAGACGGACAGTGTTGCTTTAGCGTCTCTCCAAGGGACTATCAGTAAGCAATCCCAAGAGCTATCACCTTCAGTTCAG ACAACGTTGCTAAGTCGTCTGGAACGAATATTTGaagtctgttttccttccatgcCTGTTGCTGAAATTGAAGAAGAAATAAGTTCCTTGAATCATTTGTTGGAAGCAAataacaaaaagcaaataacagCTGAGGAGAGTTTAGGAAGTTCTGG GGAACTGATGGACGTGtggacagagctgcaggacatCCATGATGCATATGGACTGAGATACCAGTGGGGTGGCTCCCACAGCAACAAAAAGCTTTTGTGCTCCTTGGGAATCGACACAAGAAATATT CTCTTTACAGGCAACAAGAAGCAGCCTGTTATAGTACCCATGTATGCAGCAGGACTG GGTATGTTAGAACCTACCAAGGAGCCTTTGAAACCAAtatctgcagcagaaaaaatagCTTCAATAGGACAGACACCTCCTGTATCACCAGAGATGAACACATGTGCATCTGATCAGTTCCAG GAATCTCTACCACCTGTCCAGTTTGACTGGAGTAGCAGTGGCCTTACTAACCCTTTAGATG CTAGTGGAGGTTCCACTCTTCTGAACCTTGATTTCTTTGGGCCCGTGGATGACAGTAGCTCTAGCAGCACCACCACAATCCCAG GTGTGGATCCTGAGTTGTATGAATTGACAACCTCAAAACTGGAAACTTCCAACACAAGCAACAGAGTGACTGATGCATTTGCAAGGCTCATGTCCACAGTGGAGAAGGCAAGCACGTCCACAAG GAAGCCTAAAAAGGAAGAACATCTTAGTGAAGAGGCTGCCAAGGTGATTTCTAGCCTTCCTGACTTAACTTTCATGCATGCCAAGGTGTTGATGTTCCCAGCCACATTAACACCTTCAACAAGCTGCCAAGAAAAGGTAGACTAA
- the AFTPH gene encoding aftiphilin isoform X2, with product MLKQNQTMEPDIIRMYSSSPPPLDNGADDDDEDEFGGFSGVSTAGVAFADFDTPDYSHPKEEFIPTNHFIPLHDYSDNVASIATFTSVKNGKDKDCIAELPTHPKELSDMSATSTIKEKSKFRTSGTALEDVNRGGEQRDNTGKSEGFSSRVVRTGITVESQDEQIDACNGEKVPCLEILTNGFAASDPVNPQGTEDLDSIGDSKGLKTISTPSTEQNLDSMPSSGEDFADFATFSNKTPAHIEGIGPTICSVLNERDSLGIQENNRINRVTHSEEEVCITEISCERGPSALEDNEFAISSTSQTTGSSICTTENGERSGRRRQHHLENGKDFSRPEDSSKAADIKVDKIQSLSCDPAGENLGDSEDLKNGGSSTEVLACSDKHDDVFGDFGSVSSVSPTFRNAQESINALDSERTSEQSAHISEPNEEFGEFRDTSTVSQQPASLDQAELNQAADTLECDTTSKTSGLDFQHTTEVENGDDTEFGDFDSVPKPQDESVAFQDSDDFADFSSAGCNQATDWNAFEDEQKDSCSWAAFGDEQAGESHHRKETWQSHRTDASARSDGPVLHKTDSVALASLQGTISKQSQELSPSVQTTLLSRLERIFEVCFPSMPVAEIEEEISSLNHLLEANNKKQITAEESLGSSGELMDVWTELQDIHDAYGLRYQWGGSHSNKKLLCSLGIDTRNILFTGNKKQPVIVPMYAAGLGMLEPTKEPLKPISAAEKIASIGQTPPVSPEMNTCASDQFQESLPPVQFDWSSSGLTNPLDGVDPELYELTTSKLETSNTSNRVTDAFARLMSTVEKASTSTRKPKKEEHLSEEAAKVISSLPDLTFMHAKVLMFPATLTPSTSCQEKVD from the exons ATGTTGAAGCAGAACCAAACAATGGAACCAGACATTATTCGAATGTACTCCTCATCCCCTCCACCACTCGACAATGGAGCTGATGACGATGATGAAGATGAGTTTGGAGGATTTTCTGGTGTGAGCACTGCTGGCGTAGCTTTTGCTGATTTTGATACACCAGACTACAGTCATCCAAAGGAAGAGTTTATACCCACAAATCATTTCATCCCACTCCATGATTATTCTGACAATGTAGCTAGCATTGCAACTTTCACATCTGTTAAAAATGGTAAAGATAAAGACTGCATTGCAGAGCTTCCTACTCATCCTAAGGAACTTTCTGATATGTCAGCTACTAGTACTATCAAAGAAAAATCTAAGTTTAGAACTTCAGGTACTGCTTTAGAAGATGTAAACAGAGGGGGGGAACAAAGAGACAACACTGGAAAATCAGAGGGTTTTTCTTCTCGTGTGGTTAGAACTGGTATAACTGTTGAGAGCCAGGATGAGCAAATAGATGCTTGTAATGGTGAGAAAGTTCCATGTCTAGAGATTCTAACAAACGGATTTGCAGCATCAGACCCTGTAAATCCTCAGGGAACAGAAGATCTAGACAGTATTGGTGACTCAAAGGGACTGAAAACTATTAGCACCCCTAGTACTGAGCAAAATTTGGACTCAATGCCTAGCTCAGGTGAAGATTTTGCAGATTTTGCTACCTTCTCAAACAAAACCCCGGCCCATATAGAGGGAATAGGGCCTACAATATGCAGTGTTCTTAATGAAAGAGACTCACTGGGCATTCAGGAGAACAACAGAATAAACAGAGTAACTCATAGTGAAGAAGAGGTTTGCATTACAGAAATTAGTTGTGAACGGGGTCCCTCAGCACTGGAAGATAATGAATTTGCAATTTCTAGTACGTCTCAAACAACTGGAAGTTCAATATGCACTACAGAAAATGGAGAGCGCAGTGGGAGGAGAAGACAGCATCACTTAGAGAATGGCAAAGATTTTAGTAGGCCTGAGGAttcttcaaaagcagcagaCATCAAGGTTGATAAAATCCAAAGCCTAAGCTGTGATCCTGCAGGAGAAAACCTGGGTGATTCTGAAGATCTCAAGAACGGTGGAAGTAGCACTGAAGTTCTAGCTTGCAGTGACAAACATGATGATGTGTTTGGTGATTTTGGTTCAGTCAGCAGTGTGTCTCCCACCTTCAGGAATGCTCAAGAATCAATAAACGCTCTAGATTCAGAAAGAACTTCTGAACAGTCCGCACATATTAGTGAACCTAACGAGGAATTTGGTGAATTTAGGGACACGAGTACTGTTTCTCAGCAGCCAGCAAGTTTGGACCAAGCTGAACTAAATCAGGCTGCTGACACTTTAGAATGTGATACTACCAGTAAAACTTCTGGACTAGACTTCCAGCATACTACTGAGGTAGAAAATGGTGATGATACTGAATTTGGAGACTTTGATTCAGTGCCAAAACCTCAAGATGAGAGTGTTGCTTTCCAGGACTCGGATGACTTTGCGGACTTCAGTTCAGCAGGCTGTAACCAGGCTACAGACTGGAATGCTTTTGAAGATGAACAAAAAGACAGCTGTTCTTGGGCTGCCTTTGGAGATGAGCAGGCTGGTGAATCTCATCACAGAAAAGAGACGTGGCAGTCACATAGGACAGATGCATCTGCCAGGAGTGATGGCCCAGTGTTACACAAGACGGACAGTGTTGCTTTAGCGTCTCTCCAAGGGACTATCAGTAAGCAATCCCAAGAGCTATCACCTTCAGTTCAG ACAACGTTGCTAAGTCGTCTGGAACGAATATTTGaagtctgttttccttccatgcCTGTTGCTGAAATTGAAGAAGAAATAAGTTCCTTGAATCATTTGTTGGAAGCAAataacaaaaagcaaataacagCTGAGGAGAGTTTAGGAAGTTCTGG GGAACTGATGGACGTGtggacagagctgcaggacatCCATGATGCATATGGACTGAGATACCAGTGGGGTGGCTCCCACAGCAACAAAAAGCTTTTGTGCTCCTTGGGAATCGACACAAGAAATATT CTCTTTACAGGCAACAAGAAGCAGCCTGTTATAGTACCCATGTATGCAGCAGGACTG GGTATGTTAGAACCTACCAAGGAGCCTTTGAAACCAAtatctgcagcagaaaaaatagCTTCAATAGGACAGACACCTCCTGTATCACCAGAGATGAACACATGTGCATCTGATCAGTTCCAG GAATCTCTACCACCTGTCCAGTTTGACTGGAGTAGCAGTGGCCTTACTAACCCTTTAGATG GTGTGGATCCTGAGTTGTATGAATTGACAACCTCAAAACTGGAAACTTCCAACACAAGCAACAGAGTGACTGATGCATTTGCAAGGCTCATGTCCACAGTGGAGAAGGCAAGCACGTCCACAAG GAAGCCTAAAAAGGAAGAACATCTTAGTGAAGAGGCTGCCAAGGTGATTTCTAGCCTTCCTGACTTAACTTTCATGCATGCCAAGGTGTTGATGTTCCCAGCCACATTAACACCTTCAACAAGCTGCCAAGAAAAGGTAGACTAA